CTTGCCGCGCTACCGATGCAAACGCGTCCTTGCCCTGACGCCGATCGATATGCACCATCTTCAGCATGCCCATGGTCCAGCCGAAGAACGGCACGAACAGCAACTCACGCTTGAACACATAGCAGAGCGGACGTGGCATCAAAGCAGGAAATGCCAGTGTTTCCCAAGCGGACTGATGCTTCGACAACAGCACGGCCGGACCGTTGGGGAGGTTCTCCATGCCTTCGATCTGATAGCGGATGCCGTTCAGATATTGCATTACCACAATGCACGACTTGCACCAGTACGCCGCCATCCAGTAGCGCTTTTCAGCGCGCATGAACGGGAACACGAGGAAGCACGCACACGCGTACGGCACCGTATAAACGACGAAAAAAACCATCAACAACAGCGAACGAATGAAGCGCATCGGCTTGAATAAGTCTTATGTGATGTGACGAAAAAACCCCGGTTTCAGGTCAGTCAGGTCAGTCGTGGTGTGCGGCGAGGAAGTCGAGCGCGAAGGTGCGCAAGTCGTCGTGTACCTTTGTATTCGGCGGCAGATTGCCCGCTGCCAGCGTTTTACGCCCCTTGCCGGTCAGCACCAGATGCGGCGCGAAGCCGAGCGCCGCGCCTGCCTGCAGATCGCGCAGCGAGTCGCCGACCATGGGTGTTTCAGAGGGATCGATCTCGAAGCGCTCCACGATCTGCTGCAACATGCCGGGCTTCGGCTTGCGGCACTCGCACTCGTCTTCCTGCGTGTGCGGGCAGAAAAACACGGCGTCTATGCGGCCACCCACTGCCGCCGCCGCCCGGTTCATTTTTTCGTGCATTGCGTTGAGCGCAGCCATGTCGAACAGACCACGGCCTATACCCGATTGATTCGAAGCGATCGCCACGCGGTAGCCGGCCTGATTCAAACGCGCGATCGCTTCCAGGCTGCCGGGGATGGCAACCCATTCATCGGGCGACTTGATGAAAGCGTCCGAGTCGACGTTGACCACGCCGTCACGATCGAGAACTACCAGCCTCTTGTTTGCGTTGGTCGGCATGGTGTGGCGCATCAGGCGGCAAGCTTCGAAATGTCCGCGACGCAATTCATCTGCTGATGCAGTGCGCCGAGAAGTGCCAGACGATTACTTCGCAGTGCCGGATCTTCGGCGTTCACCATCACGTCGTTGAAGAAAGTATCCACGGCGTCGCGCAAAGCGGACAGCGCCGACAGCGCTTCCGTGTAGTTGCGCTCAGCCAGTTGCGTTTGGACGCGCGGTGCAACTTGCTCGAGCTGCGCGTACAGCGCCTTTTCAGCAGCTTCTTGAAGCAGGGCAGGCTGCACGCTGGACGGAACGCCTTCCGCTGACTTCTTCAGGATATTCGAGATGCGTTTGTTCGCCGCGGCAAGCGATGCGGCTTCCGGCAACGACGCGAACTCGCGCACCGCGTCCAGACGCGCGACGATGTCATCCAGGCGCGTGGGGTTCAGGCTCAGCACCGCGTCGATTTCAAGTGCATTGAAACCGCGCTCACGCAGCACGCCGCGCAGCCGGTCCATGAAAAACGCGTAGAGGGCTTCGGTTGAATCGATGACTTGCGGCATATCGGCGAATTGCTTGTACGCGGTGCGCAGCAAGTCGAACAGGTCGATGGCAAGGCGTTTTTCCAGCAGGATGCGCAACACGCCGAGCGCGTGACGGCGCAGCGCGAACGGATCTTTCTCGCCGGTTGGCTGCAGGCCAATGCCCCAGATACCAACGAGCGTTTCCAGTTTGTCGGCCAAAGCGACAGCGCTGCTCACGCCGGTGGACGGGGTTTCATCGCCGGAGAAACGCGGCTGATAATGTTCCGAACACGCGAGCGCAACTTCTTCCGGCTCGCCGTCGTGGCGCGCGTAGTACGTGCCCATGGTCCCCTGCAATTCCGGGAATTCGCCGACCATGTCGGTGATCAGGTCGGCCTTCGCGAGCAGGGCGGCGCGCTTCGTGACGGTTGCATCCACGCCGATCATGGGCGCGATTTCGCCGGCCAGCGCTTCAAGCCGCTGCACGCGTTGCAACTGCGAACCGAGCTTGTTGTGATACACCACGTTCGCGAGCAGCGGCACGCGGTCGCCGAGGCGTTTCTTCTTGTCCTGCTCGAAGAAGAACTTGGCGTCGGCCAGACGCGGGCGCACCACGCGTTCGTTGCCTTCCACAATATCGCCCGGCGTTTGCGTGTCGATGTTCGACACAATCAGGAAACGCGAACGCAGCTTGCCGTGCTCGTCAGTCAGCGCGAAATACTTCTGGTTCGTCTGCATGGTGAGGATCAGGCATTCCTGCGGCACTTGCAGGAACGACTCGTCGAAACGGCATTGATACACGACCGGCCATTCGACCAGCGCATTCACTTCGTCCAGTAACGACTCGGGCATGACCACGCGATCTTCGCCCGCGAACGCCAGCAATTGAGTGCGGATGGATTCGCGGCGGTCGTCGAAATTCGCTACGACCTTGCCCTTCGAGCGCAGGGTGTCGGCGTAATCGTCGGCGTGCGTGATCGCGACAATCCCTTCCGACATGAAGCGATGCCCCAGCGTAGTGTCGCCGGAGTCGATGCCGAGTGCGCTCACCGGCACGATATGACGGCCATGCAATGCGATCAGTCCATGCACCGGCCGTACGAACTGCACGCTAGTGCCGTCGGGGCGCTGATAGGTCATCACCTTCGGGATTGGCAATTTGCCGAGCGTTTCTTGCAGAGCGATCTGCAGGCCGTCGGCAAGCGTTGCACCGGGCGCTGCGTAGCGCAGGAAAAACGCTTCGGCCTTGCCATCTTGCGCGCGTTCGAGATCGCCAATGGGGAAGTCGGGGAAACCCAGCGCCGCGAGTTTCTTCGCGAGCGGCGCGGTAGGCTGGCCGTCTTTGTCCAGTGCGACGGAAACCGGCAGCACCTTCTCGCGCACTTGCCGTTCCGGCGCGACCGCGCGCACGTTCTTGATAAGCACGGCGAGACGTCGCGGCGTGGCGTATTTTTCAAAACTCGCTTCGCCTTCAATCAGGTCGCGCGCGGCAAGCCGCTGCACAATACCTTCGGCAAACGAGGTGCCCAGGCGCGCGAGCGCTTTCGGCGGAAGTTCTTCGGTCCGCAGCTCGACGAGCAGCGATGCAAGATTGGTTTCGGTCATTGTTATGTCGTGCTCTGGTCAGGCCTGATCGATATTGCGCTCGACCTTCAGCGCCGGCGCCCACGCGGGCTTGGCGGCCTCTTGCGCGTCGGTGATGAGTCCGGCTGCGGCGTGTACGGGATTGCCCAGCATTGGGAAACCGAGCGCTTCACGCGACTCGTAATAACCCTTCGCGACTGCACGCGACAAGTCGCGAATCCGGCCGATATACGCCGCGCGCTCCGTCACCGAAATCGCGCCGCGCGCGTCCAGCAAGTTGAACGTGTGGCCGGCTTTCAGCACGAGCTCATACGCAGGCAGCGAGAGCTTCGCTTCAATCATCTTCTGTGCTTCGGCTTCGTAGCTCTTGAAGAACGTGAACAGCAAGTCGACGTTCGCGTGCTCGAAGTTGTAGGTGGATTGCTCGACTTCGTTTTGGTGATACACGTCGCCATAGGTCAGGCGCCGGAGTTCGCGACCGTTCGGAGTGTCCTCCTCCCATTCGGTCCACACGAGGTCGTACACGTTTTCCACTTTCTGCAGGTACATGGCGAGCCGTTCGAGACCGTAAGTGATCTCACCGAGCACCGGTTTGCAGTCGATACCACCGACTTGCTGGAAGTACGTGAACTGCGTCACTTCCATGCCGTTCAACCAGACTTCCCAGCCGAGGCCCCATGCACCGAGCGTTGGATTTTCCCAGTCGTCTTCCACGAAACGCACGTCGTTCTGCTTCAGGTCGAAGCCGAGCGCTTCAAGCGAGCCGAGGTACAAGTCGAGAATGTTTTCAGGCGCGGGTTTCAGCACCACCTGATACTGATAGTAGTGCTGCAGGCGGTTCGGGTTGTCGCCGTAACGGCCGTCCTTCGGACGCCGCGACGGTTGCACGTACGCCGCGCGCCACGGTTCCGGGCCGATGGCGCGCAGGAATGTGTGCACGTGCGAGGTGCCCGCGCCGACTTCCATGTCGATCGGCTGGAGAAGCGCGCAACCCTTGTTATCCCAATAGGATTGCAGCGTCAGGATGATTTGCTGAAAAGTGAGCATGAATGCCTTTGAAGCGTGCCTTCGAAGCTTGGGGCCATGGGCCGCCGCGGGGTCGAAGCGGACTGGAAAAATGCACCGGCCGGAGGGCTAAAACGTTGAATTTTAGCGGGAATGAGGGTCTTGTGCGACTTTCCAGGGATGAACGGCGGACTCATCGGCCATTCGGCCGGTAAAAACGGGGATTATCCGTGGAGCCGTTTCGTCATCGGTACGCAATCCATGGTCAGGCCTCGCGGCGAGTGGTATTGCGCGATTTCATCGCCGTCGAAACCGAGTGCGCGATAGAACGGCGCGGCGTTCAGCGTGGAGTCGAGCTTGAGTTCTCGCAGCCCCTGCGAGCGGGCGAGTGTTTCCAAATGACGCATCATGGCCGCACCGATGCCGTGTTTCATATACGCCGGATGGACAAAAATCGCGTCGATTTTGCCGGTTTCGATGTCGATCATGCCGGTGCCCGCCACATGCTCGTCAACGGTTGCCACCAGGAAACGCTCTTCAACGGCATCGGCGAATGCTCGCGAGGCCGTGCCGCCGGTCCATTGCTCTAGTTGGTCCAGGGGATACGCGTTCACGCATTCAGTCATCACGGCGGCGCGGCGGATCTCCCATGCTGCGTCCGCGTCTGCTCTAACGGCTTTGCGGATCGCGAACAGGGCTAGCTCAGGATTTTTTGGAACCATTGTTGTCAGGTTTGTTGCGGCCATTCCTGCCCGGCGCAAACGCAAATGCGAACGCCAGCAGCAACAGCGACACCACGATCACCGTCAAATTGCCGCTCGTGACATAGGGTGTCCGGCCGGACGTGCCCTGGACGGTGGCCTCAAGAGAACCGACCGTGTACACAGGCAACCGTGCCACTACAGTGCCATTCGCCGCAATCACTGCCGTCGTGCCGGTGTTGGTCGAGCGCAGCATTGGACGACCGGTTTCGATCGAACGCATGCGGGCCATTTGCAAATGCTGATCCAGCGCGATGGTGTCGCCGAACCATGCAAGATTCGTCGAATTCACCAGGATGCCCGCGGGCGCTTCCTGTTCGCGAATCGTCCGCGCGATCTCTTCACCGAAAATGTCTTCGTAGCAGATATCGACGGCAATCGGCTGGTTGTGTACGAAGAACGATTTCTGCACCGGTGGGCCGCGCCCGAGATCGCCGAGCGGAATGCCCATGAGCGCCACGAACCAGTGGAACCCTGTAGGCACGAATTCGCCGAATGGCACGAGATGATGTTTGTCATAGCGGTACACGTCCCGCTGGTTCGGCGTGATGCCGAACAGGCTGTTCGTGTAGCCGGTTACGCGGCCTTCCGAAGCGGTCACGCCAATTGCGCCAAACAGAATGGACGAGTTGGTTGTATCGGAGAATTTGCGCAGCGCAAGCGCCAGGTCTGGAGGCACCTCGACGGCAAGAATGGGCAATGCCGTTTCTGGCGTGACAATGAGATCCGCAGGTTTTTCCGTGATCAGCTTTTTATACAGCGCCAGCGATTGATCGACGCCTTCCTGTTCGAACTTCATCTCCTGCTTCACATCGCCTTGCAGTAGCCGGACGGTGAGCGGCGCGTTCGCCGGGATCGTCCATTCGACCAGCGACAACAACATGCCGGACGCAAGCAACACCACCGCGACGATGAACGGCGCGAGACGCGCAGCCTGCGACGTTTGCGCCGCTGAGTTGCGCCGAAAGCCGTAGAACCCCTGCACGAGCAACGCCGCCACGAGCCCCAGCACCCAGCCCACGCCATACACGCCCGCGACAGGTCCGAACCCCGACAGCGGGCCATCGACTTGGGCATATCCACTCGCAAGCCACGGGAAACCCGTGAACACCAGGCCGCGCAACCACTCGCCGAGCGCCCACGCGCTCGCAAAGGCAAACGCGCCGTGCCAGGTCGGCATGAAGCGCGGTTCATCGACGGGCACGGCAGCAGACGAGCCATTGTCTTCATAACGCGCACGGCCCGCGCACAGCGACCAGACCACGCCCGCCAACGCCGGATAGATCGCGAGGTACATGGAGAACAGCGCAACGGCCGCAGCCGCCAGCGGCGCCGCCATGCCGCCGTAGTCGTGCATGCTGACGTACAGCCACCACACACCCGTCACGAAGTTGCCGAATCCAAATGCCCAGCCCGTCAACGCCGCGCCTTTCCAGCCGCTGGTGCGCGTGAGCCACGCGAAGAACAGCGTGAAGATCACCAGTTCGACCCAGCCGCCGTGCGGCGTAGGCGCGAACGAAAGCGTATTTGCGGCGCCAAGCACGGCCGCGACGAGGTAATGCCAGAACGGCAAGGACTGAGCCGCGCCCGTGAGCTTTTTGGAGGACATCGGCTGGGAGCCGTTCCGTGAGGTGACAGGAGACGAAGAGTCGGCCATGGATTACGGGTCGGCAAAAAAGTAAGCGAATGACGAAGCGTGACCGGCGCGCGTCATTTCACGAAAAAGGCGCAAAACGCCCGCATAGCCGTCCGGCACGCCACTGGCAGTCAACGCGTAGTGTGAACACGCAGTGTTACAGGCTTAAAGCAGGTCAGAGCCCGCTCAGCGGCGTACCAACGCGATCCAACGCATTCAAACGCGCTCAATCGCGTTCGTCGTCGTGAACGCTGTCGCGGTGGTGGTTGCGCGAATTGCCGTCGAGCACGTTCGTATGGGGTGCGCGTCGTACACGCAGCACGTGGATTTGGCGAGCGTCGCCACGCAGAATCTCGAACGCGAAGTCGTCAATCCGCACCTTCTCTCCGCGATGCGGCACACGTCCGAACCGATGCGTGACCAGCCCGCCAATGGTGTCGACTTCGTCGTCGGAGTAATGCGTGCCGAACTGTTCGTTGAACTGCTCGATGCCAGTCAACGCACGCACACGGTGCGCGCCGTCCGGCGTCGCGATGATGTTGCCGGCTTCTTCGTCGAAGTCGTATTCGTCTTCGATGTCGCCAACAATTTGTTCCAGCACGTCTTCAATGGTGATCAGTCCAGCCACGCCGCCGTATTCATCAACGACGATGGCAATGTGATTCCGGTTCACACGGAAATCGTGCAGCAGGACGTTCAGTCGTTTCGATTCAGGGATGAACACAGCGGGGCGAAGCATGCCGCGGACATCGAATTCTTCTTCGTGGTAATAGCGCAGCAAGTCTTTTGCAAGCAGCACGCCGATCACGTTGTCACGATTGCTTTCGAATACCGGATAGCGCGAGTGCGCTTTTTCGAGCATGAACGGAATGAACTGCTCGGGTGTTTCGGCAATGTTGATGGCGTCCATCTGGGCACGCGGGATCATGATGTCGCGCGCGCAAAGTTCCGAAACCTGGAACACGCCTTCAATCATGGAGAGCGAATCCGCGTCGAGCAGATTGCGTTCGTGGGCGTCCTGAAGGACTTCCAGCAATTCGTCGCGCGATTCAGGTTCGTGCGAGATGAAATCGGTCAGGCGCTCAAGCAGCGTGCGCTTTTCCGGCGGTTTGTCGGTGTGTCGTCGACTGGGATAGGCGTCGTTCATAGTGGGGCGGCCGGATTGTTCCGGACGCGAAATTACGGAGAGTTAAGAATACACCAAGGAAAATTCGCGCCAATTCGGGCCGGCACGAAGACGTTCAAATCTCGTAGAAACATCGTAACTGATAAATATCGGCCGAGTATGTCGAGCCGGTGACGTTGGCCGATCGGTCTGGTTTGGCTACATTACCAAGCATTTTGAGCAGTTTTATGCGTGCTTTTAACGCATCCCGTCGCGTTCATTCCTGCGACGAATTCGCATCTCGGCAGCACCGCTGCAACAGCGCCTCGAGCTGCCGGTCCGGCATGCCGCATTCGCGTAGCGCCTCGACCGTGCGGCTGACGTAGTCGAGCGTGGTGCCGTATCGGCCGGTGGCGCAGCCGAGCACGTGGCGCACCATCTGGTCGGCAAGCTTACCGGTGTAGGTGGAGGCCTCGCGCCGCATGACGAAGGCCAGCGCCTCCACGCGGCGGCCGTCCACCAGCGTGCACGGCAACCAGGCCACGCGATAGGAATTCATCGCCATTTCGCGTCGCCACAGCACGTCAAGATGTGGCTCCGCGCCCTCGGCTGCAAGCCGGAACGCCATGCCCGAGCACGAACCGCCACGATCCAGCGCCAGAACAAGCCCAGGCTGCTCGGGCGTGCCGCGATTCACGCGCGACCACAAATACAGTCCGCGATGATAACCGTGCACCTTGCTGCGCACCGTTTCCACAGCGGGCAAGCCCGGGTTCCAGATCAGTGAGCCATAGCCGAACAGCCAGAGATCGGTCTTACGATCCCAGTGCGCCAGCGCTTTTTCACGCGATGCCGCGAGTTCTTCGTCGGTGAGAAGGCGCGACTCCGCGAACACCGGCGGGTAATCGTCGGGAGTCTGGGCGGGCAATTCGGAGAGGGGGGAAGGGTCAGGAGTCACGGCTTAGTTGGGCGGCAACGGCAAGTAGGGATCGGTGAAACCGAGCTTTTGCATGATGCCCGTTTCGATCGATTCCATTTCTTCCGCTTCCGCCGAATCTTCATGATCGTAGCCCTGAGCATGCAGCGTACCGTGCACGATCAGATGCGCGTAATGCGCGGCAAGCGGCTTGTTCTGCTCGCGCGCCTCGCGTTCCACTACCGGGCAGCACAGCACGAGGTCGCCCGTGACCGGATCGTCCTCGGACTCGGCGTACGCGAACGTCAGCACGTTGGTCGCGTAATCCTTCTGCCGATAAGACCGGTTCAGCGTCCGGCCTTCCTCGGTATCGACGAAACGCACGGTCAGTTCAGCGTCCGCGAACAACGACGCCTTGATCCAGCTGGCGACGGTTGCGCGCGGCAACAGCGCCTTGTGTTCTGGGAACGTTTTGGCGGCGGGAAATTGCAGCGACAAGGCAAGTTTGGGCATGCGGGGTTTAGGCGAATAATCCGGTCATGGCGGGCGATTATTTTCCGGCAGAAGCCGCAGCAGCAACGGTATCACGCTGCGACTGCGCGTCGTACGCTTCCACAATGCGTGCCACCAGCGGATGCCGCACCACGTCAACGCTCGTGAACTTCGTCATCGCGATGCCGCGCACATCGGCCAATATGTGTTGCGCTTCAATCAGTCCGCTCCTGTGCCCACGCGGCAAATCGACTTGCGTGGTGTCGCCGGTGACAACGGCCTTCGACCCGAAGCCGATCCGCGTCAGGAACATCTTCATCTGCTCGGGCGTGGTGTTCTGCGCTTCGTCCAAAATGATGAACGCATGATTCAGCGTCCGGCCGCGCATGTACGCGAGCGGCGCGATTTCGATCATCTGGCGCTCGAACATTTTTGCGGTTTTATCGAAGCCGAGCAGGTCGTACAGCGCGTCGTACAACGGCCGCAAATAGGGATCCACTTTCTGTGCGAGATCACCCGGCAGGAAACCCAGCCGCTCTCCGGCTTCCACCGCCGGACGCGTCAGCACAATGCGCTTGACCTGATCGCGTTCGAGCGAATCCACCGCGCACGCCACCGCCAGATAGGTCTTGCCCGTACCGGCAGGGCCGATGCCAAACGTCACGTCGTGCGCAATGATCTGCTTCAGATATTCACGCTGCATTGGCGTGCGGCCGCGTAGATCGGCGCGTCGCGTGTACAGCTTCGGACCCGGATCTTCTTCTTCGCCGAGGTCGATGGTCGCGCTGGGTTCATCGAAGGGATGATCGGGGTCGCCGCGGAAACGCGGATCCACGGGGTCGGAATTCAGATTATTGGACGGCTTATTCACGTTCAACCCGCGGCGCGCCGCATTGCGCGCTTCGACCAGCGCCAACTGGATGTCGTCCACCGACAACGTGTCCTTCGCGCGATTGTAGAAATTCTCGAGCGCCGCCAGCGCAACCTTCGCGCCGCGCCCGCGGATGGTGATCTTGTGTCCGCGACGCGTAAGCGTCACGTCGAGCGCCTGCTCGATCTGCCGCAAGTTTTCGTCGAGCGGGCCACAGAGGTTGGCGAGCCGCGCGTTGTCGTCGCGCGTTGCGGTGAATTCCATATGCTGCTGAGCGGTCTTCAAGGCGAGAGTCGGGTTCCTGTCGAAGCTGCAGTTAAGGGGCAATTAGTGAGTTGTAGCGGGCGTCAAAACCAGCTCGCCACGCAACGAATGCGGATACGCCACGTTGATTTCCACATCGACCATCTGGCCGATCAGCCGCTTGTGCGAGGAGATAGGCGCGGGAAAATTCACCACACGATTATTCTCCGTGCGTCCGGCGAGTTCGCTTGGGTCCTTGCGCGACGGGCCTTCCACCAGAATGCGTTGCACCGAGCCCAGCATGGAGTTGCTGATCTTCGCTACGTTTGCCTCGATAGTCGCCTGCAAATGTTGCAAACGCTTGAGCTTCACTTCGCGCGGGGTGTCGTCGTGCAAGTTGGCAGCGGGCGTGCCGGGACGCGGGCTGTAGATGAACGAGAAACTGGTGTCGTAACTCATTTCGTCGATGAGCTTCATCATCTTCTGGAAGTCGTCTTCCGTCTCGCCCGGGAAGCCCACGATCATGTCCGTGGACAGCGACAAATCCGGACGAATAGCACGCAATTTGCGGATCACCGACTTGTATTCGAGCACGGTATAGCCGCGCTTCATGGCCATCAGGATGCGGTCGGAACCGTGCTGCACCGGCAAGTGTAAATGGCTCACGAGCTTGGGCACTTTCGCGTACGTATCGATCAGGCGCTGCGTAAATTCCTTCGGATGCGACGTGGTATAGCGAATCCGTTCAATGCCCGGAATTTCCGCTACGTATTCGATCAACGTGGCGAAATCCACGATGTCGGTGGAATGCTGTGTCACCGGTCCACGGTACGCATTCACGTTCTGCCCCAGCATGGTGACTTCGCGCACGCCCTGGTCGGCGAGACCGGCGATTTCGGTCAGCACGTCATCCAGCGGCCGCGATACTTCTTCGCCGCGCGTGTAGGGCACCACGCAGTAGCTGCAGTACTTGCTGCAGCCTTCCATGATCGATACAAAGGCGCTCGGGCCATCGACACGCGCCGGCGGCAGATGATCGAATTTTTCAATTTCCGGAAATGAGATATCGACTTGCGAACGGCCGGTGGAACGCCGTTTCGCAATCATTTCCGGCAGCCGATGCAAAGTCTGCGGGCCGAATACCAGGTCCACGTACGGCGCGCGGGACACAATCGCCGCGCCTTCCTGGCTCGCCACGCAACCGCCCACGCCAATGATCAGGTCCGGGTTCGCTTCCTTCAATTCGCGCACGCGGCCGAGATCGGAGAAAACCTTCTCTTGCGCTTTTTCGCGCACTGAACACGTGTTGAAGAGAATAACGTCCGCGTCTTCCAGCGTTGTCGTCTGGATGAGGCCATTCGCTGCGCCGAGTACGTCGACCATTTTGTCGGAGTCGTACTCGTTCATCTGGCAGCCGAAGGTCTTTACATACACTTTCTTGGTCATGAATTTCGCCGGTCGCAGTGATTAGTCTGGGGGCGCGGTTTTTAATGCGTTGAAGGGACTTACGAGTTTCGTTTCGTCGGCGTTTGCGCTCGCTTTTAGGCCCGCTTTAGGTCTGCTTTAGCCCTATTTCGCCTGCAATGGCCGAAATTCGGATGCCGCGTAGCTCGACGCTTAACTCAATATTATAGCGTCCGCTCGACTTCGTGACCCTGCTGGCCGGGCGGGTAGGCAAGGTCGCCGAGTAGTTCCGCCGTCGCGCGGGCGAAGCGTTCGATCAGGAAATCCAGCAGCGCGCGCACGCGCGGCGCCA
This window of the Caballeronia sp. SBC1 genome carries:
- the miaB gene encoding tRNA (N6-isopentenyl adenosine(37)-C2)-methylthiotransferase MiaB is translated as MTKKVYVKTFGCQMNEYDSDKMVDVLGAANGLIQTTTLEDADVILFNTCSVREKAQEKVFSDLGRVRELKEANPDLIIGVGGCVASQEGAAIVSRAPYVDLVFGPQTLHRLPEMIAKRRSTGRSQVDISFPEIEKFDHLPPARVDGPSAFVSIMEGCSKYCSYCVVPYTRGEEVSRPLDDVLTEIAGLADQGVREVTMLGQNVNAYRGPVTQHSTDIVDFATLIEYVAEIPGIERIRYTTSHPKEFTQRLIDTYAKVPKLVSHLHLPVQHGSDRILMAMKRGYTVLEYKSVIRKLRAIRPDLSLSTDMIVGFPGETEDDFQKMMKLIDEMSYDTSFSFIYSPRPGTPAANLHDDTPREVKLKRLQHLQATIEANVAKISNSMLGSVQRILVEGPSRKDPSELAGRTENNRVVNFPAPISSHKRLIGQMVDVEINVAYPHSLRGELVLTPATTH